One segment of Thermodesulfovibrio sp. 3907-1M DNA contains the following:
- a CDS encoding peptide-binding protein, whose translation MIKKYAIVVLFLILSFNISCEKAPKIKEPFNLTAASSADAKRLLPLFASDSASADISGRIFNGLTKYDKNLNIVGDLAERWQISKNGKEIIFYLRKGVKWHDGVEFTAEDVVFTYKAITDPKNPTPYRSNYGPVKEVKALDKYTVKVVYEKPFAPALESWGMGILPKHLLEGKDLFNSPLNRMPVGTGPYKMKEWITGQRVILERNDNYFEGMPFFEKFITRIIPDPSTMFLELRFGGIDFMALNPAQYKYYGEKSYFRKYFNVYRYPSFGYTYIGYNLKDSLFSDKRLRKAIAHAINKKEIIEGVLLGYGTPCTGPFPPSSWAFNPYVKDIEYNPEKARKILYELGWRAGSDGILIKDGKRFSFVLLVNQGNEVRLKTAQIIKEQLKKVGIELNIRVLEWQSFLELVTKRQFQAVLLGWSLSRDPDLYDIFHSSKTRPGEFNFVSYSNKEVDSLIEKAREILDREKRKKLYWRIHELIAEDQPYTFLYVPDTIVAVNKRIKGIEPAPAGIWYNYIFWYVPKNRLDWYN comes from the coding sequence ATGATAAAAAAATATGCTATTGTAGTTTTATTTTTAATTTTATCCTTTAACATTTCCTGTGAAAAAGCTCCTAAGATAAAAGAACCCTTTAATCTCACAGCTGCTTCCTCTGCTGATGCAAAAAGACTTCTTCCTCTTTTTGCTTCAGACTCTGCCAGTGCAGATATAAGTGGAAGAATTTTTAATGGTCTTACCAAATATGATAAAAATTTAAACATTGTTGGTGATCTTGCTGAAAGATGGCAAATATCAAAGAATGGTAAAGAAATAATTTTTTATTTAAGAAAAGGAGTTAAATGGCACGATGGTGTTGAATTTACAGCAGAAGATGTAGTTTTTACATACAAAGCTATCACTGACCCCAAAAATCCAACACCTTATAGAAGCAACTACGGTCCTGTAAAGGAAGTTAAAGCTCTTGATAAATACACTGTAAAAGTGGTTTATGAAAAACCCTTTGCACCAGCACTTGAGTCCTGGGGAATGGGAATACTACCAAAGCACCTTCTTGAAGGCAAAGACTTATTTAACTCACCATTAAATAGGATGCCTGTTGGCACAGGACCATATAAAATGAAAGAGTGGATTACAGGGCAGAGGGTAATCCTTGAAAGAAATGACAATTATTTTGAAGGAATGCCTTTCTTTGAAAAATTTATAACAAGAATTATTCCGGACCCTTCAACAATGTTTCTTGAATTAAGATTTGGAGGAATTGATTTTATGGCACTTAATCCTGCTCAGTATAAATACTATGGAGAAAAATCATATTTCAGAAAATATTTCAATGTTTATAGATATCCCTCTTTTGGATACACTTACATAGGCTATAATCTTAAGGATTCTTTATTTTCAGACAAAAGGCTGCGAAAGGCAATTGCCCATGCAATAAATAAAAAAGAAATCATTGAAGGAGTTTTACTTGGATATGGAACTCCATGCACAGGACCTTTCCCCCCTTCCTCATGGGCATTCAATCCATATGTAAAGGACATTGAATACAATCCTGAAAAAGCAAGAAAAATTCTTTATGAACTTGGCTGGCGAGCAGGCAGTGATGGAATTTTAATAAAAGATGGAAAAAGGTTCTCATTTGTTTTACTCGTAAATCAGGGCAATGAAGTAAGGCTTAAGACCGCTCAAATCATTAAAGAGCAGCTTAAAAAAGTGGGAATTGAGCTAAACATAAGGGTTCTTGAATGGCAGAGTTTTCTTGAACTCGTTACCAAAAGACAGTTTCAGGCAGTGCTCCTGGGCTGGTCTCTCTCTCGTGATCCTGATTTATATGATATTTTTCATTCATCAAAAACCAGACCAGGAGAGTTTAATTTTGTGAGTTACAGCAATAAAGAAGTTGACAGTCTTATTGAAAAAGCAAGAGAGATTCTTGACAGGGAAAAAAGGAAAAAGCTTTACTGGAGAATTCATGAACTTATCGCAGAAGACCAACCCTATACATTTCTTTATGTTCCTGATACAATAGTGGCTGTAAACAAAAGAATAAAAGGAATTGAGCCAGCTCCAGCAGGAATATGGTATAATTACATTTTCTGGTATGTGCCAAAAAATCGTCTTGACTGGTATAATTAA
- the secG gene encoding preprotein translocase subunit SecG gives MKTLLLSFHIILCIVMIAVVLLHRGKGAELGPAFGGGSSQTLFGPRGATTFLNKIATIVAVLFMISSFFLTYITTKTKSVVSDVKVPLQSQPAQPPSGAQPQQNK, from the coding sequence ATGAAAACATTGCTTTTAAGTTTTCACATAATTCTATGTATTGTAATGATAGCTGTTGTATTGCTTCACAGAGGCAAAGGTGCAGAACTGGGACCTGCTTTTGGAGGAGGTTCTTCTCAAACGCTTTTTGGACCAAGAGGTGCGACCACATTTCTCAATAAAATAGCAACAATTGTCGCTGTGTTGTTTATGATTTCATCATTTTTTTTGACTTACATTACTACAAAAACCAAATCTGTTGTCTCTGATGTAAAGGTCCCACTTCAGAGTCAACCTGCCCAACCTCCATCAGGAGCACAGCCTCAACAAAATAAATGA
- the tpiA gene encoding triose-phosphate isomerase, with amino-acid sequence MRTKFFVANWKMHKTVKEASLFFQDFIPLTKGINDREIGIAPTFVCLETAEKALKNTNIKLCAQNVFYEKKGAYTGEISPIMLKDLNVEYVIIGHSERRKYFYETDEVINRKIKACIDENLNVIFCIGETIEERQSNKTFDILKRQIEKGLEGIANPEAIVLAYEPVWAIGTGIVASQAQIEQAHAFIRSQLKKFYPDKADRIRILYGGSVSPENIYSIMNTENVDGVLVGGASLDPVKFAKIVNYEKQKPLKEES; translated from the coding sequence ATGCGGACAAAGTTTTTCGTTGCCAACTGGAAGATGCATAAAACTGTTAAAGAAGCATCGCTATTTTTTCAGGATTTTATTCCATTAACTAAAGGAATAAACGACAGAGAAATTGGTATTGCTCCTACATTTGTCTGTCTTGAAACTGCTGAAAAAGCATTAAAAAATACTAACATAAAACTCTGTGCACAGAATGTCTTTTATGAAAAAAAAGGAGCTTACACAGGCGAGATTTCTCCAATTATGCTTAAAGATTTAAATGTTGAATATGTGATAATTGGTCATTCTGAAAGAAGGAAGTATTTTTATGAGACCGACGAAGTAATAAATCGGAAGATTAAAGCATGTATTGATGAAAATTTAAATGTAATTTTCTGTATCGGTGAAACAATTGAAGAAAGACAATCTAATAAAACTTTTGACATTCTGAAAAGACAAATAGAAAAAGGACTTGAAGGTATAGCCAATCCTGAAGCCATAGTTTTAGCCTACGAGCCAGTTTGGGCAATTGGAACAGGTATTGTAGCTTCTCAGGCACAGATTGAACAAGCCCATGCATTTATTCGCTCTCAACTAAAAAAATTTTATCCTGACAAAGCTGACAGAATTAGAATACTTTATGGGGGGAGTGTTAGCCCTGAGAATATTTACTCTATAATGAATACAGAAAATGTTGATGGAGTTCTGGTTGGAGGGGCAAGCCTTGATCCTGTAAAATTTGCAAAAATTGTAAATTACGAAAAGCAAAAGCCATTAAAGGAGGAATCATGA
- a CDS encoding class I SAM-dependent rRNA methyltransferase, whose amino-acid sequence MGKIYVKHLKRYGNLWIYKNEIVSDISRFSPGTVVKVYESKTNKFIGTGYINPKSTIAVRLLSFQDENIDESFLRFRIFQSIKYREEFLGLKETYRVIFSESDFLPGLIVDKYNFCLVIQILTAGMEQFKDVIIKILDEIFCPEVIILKNDSQSRLKEGLPIEKHIIKGELKQFPLIIEEDVKFLFDPLYGQKTGFFLDQRENRIFLKKLITAGQALDLFCYIGTWSIHMAKKGAVVKGIDSSQNAVELAMENAKINNLLERCKFVKADVFDYLKWEIKKNKKYDFIVVDPPAFVKSKAEKKDAIEGYLNLNSLAIKLLKKGGILVTSSCSQHISENEFYEIVKEAFLKNRKTGKVIYKGIQSKDHPILLSMPETAYLKCFIIKVFD is encoded by the coding sequence ATGGGAAAAATCTATGTTAAACACTTAAAGAGATACGGTAATTTATGGATTTATAAAAATGAAATAGTCTCTGACATCTCCAGGTTTTCTCCAGGAACTGTGGTGAAAGTATATGAATCAAAAACAAATAAATTTATTGGCACAGGATATATAAATCCGAAATCCACAATTGCCGTAAGACTTCTTAGTTTTCAGGATGAAAACATTGACGAGAGCTTTTTAAGATTTAGAATTTTTCAAAGCATAAAATACAGAGAAGAATTTTTAGGACTTAAAGAAACTTACAGAGTGATTTTCAGCGAATCAGATTTTCTGCCAGGTTTGATAGTTGATAAATACAACTTCTGCCTTGTAATTCAAATATTGACTGCAGGAATGGAACAATTCAAAGATGTAATAATCAAAATACTGGATGAAATATTCTGTCCAGAAGTAATAATTCTTAAAAATGACTCTCAATCAAGACTCAAGGAGGGGCTCCCAATTGAAAAACATATAATTAAAGGTGAGCTAAAGCAGTTTCCTTTAATCATTGAAGAAGATGTTAAGTTTTTATTTGATCCTCTTTATGGGCAGAAAACAGGTTTTTTTCTTGACCAGAGAGAAAATAGAATTTTTCTAAAAAAATTAATCACCGCCGGACAGGCTCTTGACCTATTCTGTTATATTGGCACATGGAGTATTCATATGGCAAAAAAAGGTGCTGTTGTAAAAGGAATTGACAGCTCTCAAAATGCAGTAGAATTAGCCATGGAAAATGCAAAAATAAATAATCTTCTGGAAAGATGTAAGTTTGTCAAAGCTGATGTATTTGACTATCTAAAATGGGAGATAAAGAAAAATAAAAAATACGATTTTATAGTGGTTGATCCTCCAGCATTTGTAAAATCAAAAGCGGAAAAAAAAGATGCTATTGAGGGATATTTAAATCTTAATAGTTTAGCAATAAAACTTTTAAAAAAAGGCGGAATTCTTGTCACCTCATCCTGTTCCCAGCATATTTCTGAAAATGAATTCTATGAGATTGTGAAAGAAGCTTTTTTAAAAAATAGAAAAACGGGAAAGGTAATCTACAAGGGAATCCAGAGCAAAGACCATCCAATTCTGCTCAGTATGCCAGAAACAGCATATTTAAAGTGCTTCATCATTAAAGTATTTGACTGA
- the ppdK gene encoding pyruvate, phosphate dikinase, giving the protein MALKPKTRIQKKSVKVVSKTKKSKPEKKYVYYFGDGKAEGTGQMKDLLGGKGAGLAEMTNLGIPVPSGFTITTEACREYFRLGKKFPQGMWEEVLRNLKMVEKSMGCKFGDAKNPLLVSVRSGAKFSMPGMMDTVLNLGLNDETLKGLINKTKNERFAYDTYRRFITMFGSIVTDIDRKKFEDLLDEVKNKKGVNLDTELDTKDLKALVEKYKKLYKKETGKDFPSDPYEQLKMAIKAVFDSWYGDRAVTYRRLHGIPDDLGTACNIVAMVFGNMGENSGTGVGFTRDPSTGEKRFFAEFLPNAQGEDVVAGIRTPLKIEELKKRMPRIYSQLEKICNKLERHYKDMLDIEFTIQEGKLYMLQTRVGKRTARAAIKIAVDMVKEKLIDKKTALLRIEPEQLNQLLHPTIDPKAEVKVIAKGLPASPGAAVGKVVFSAQDAEEWAEKGEKVILVRNETSPEDIGGMAVAQGILTARGGMTSHAAVVGRGMGKCCVVGCGAINIHEEEKYFTVGDITVREGDFITLNGTTGEVILGQAPLVMPSLPEEFYTIMKWAEKFSKLQVRANADTPKDARVARDFGAVGIGLCRTEHMFFDPERIKAFREMILSDSVEQRRKALEKIKPYQKEDFIGIFKEMKGLPVTVRLLDPPLHEFLPKTDEEIEVLSKEMGVSVKKIKSKIKTLEEFNPMLGHRGCRLGITYPEVYEMQVKAIMEAACELARKKIKVIPEIMIPLVAHVNELKIMKDLTVKTAEEVMKQYKVKIDYKVGTMIELARAAITADQIAEEAEFFSFGTNDLTQSVYGLSRDDAGKFLPFYIDHKIIEEDPFISIDTEGVGQIMEIAVKKGRRTNKNLKLGICGEHGGDPKSIEFCHKIGLNYVSCSPYRVPVAKLAAAHAKLKEKGAELIRATL; this is encoded by the coding sequence ATGGCTTTAAAGCCCAAAACCAGAATTCAAAAAAAATCAGTCAAGGTTGTTTCAAAAACTAAAAAATCAAAGCCTGAGAAAAAATATGTTTACTACTTTGGTGATGGAAAAGCAGAAGGGACAGGACAGATGAAAGACCTTCTTGGAGGAAAAGGAGCAGGACTTGCTGAAATGACCAATCTCGGAATTCCTGTTCCATCTGGATTTACCATTACCACTGAGGCATGCAGGGAATACTTCAGGCTTGGTAAAAAATTTCCTCAGGGAATGTGGGAAGAGGTCCTAAGAAATCTTAAAATGGTTGAAAAATCAATGGGTTGTAAATTTGGAGATGCAAAAAATCCGCTACTTGTTTCAGTAAGGTCTGGGGCAAAGTTTTCCATGCCAGGAATGATGGATACTGTTTTAAATCTTGGATTAAACGATGAAACCCTTAAGGGATTAATAAATAAAACAAAAAATGAAAGATTTGCTTATGATACATATAGAAGATTTATTACAATGTTTGGAAGCATTGTTACTGATATAGATAGAAAAAAGTTTGAAGATTTACTTGATGAGGTAAAGAATAAAAAGGGAGTAAACTTAGATACAGAGCTTGATACAAAAGATTTAAAGGCTCTTGTTGAAAAGTATAAAAAACTTTATAAAAAGGAAACGGGAAAAGATTTTCCCTCAGATCCCTATGAACAGCTTAAAATGGCAATAAAGGCTGTGTTTGACTCCTGGTATGGAGACCGAGCAGTAACATACAGAAGGCTTCATGGAATACCCGATGATCTTGGTACTGCCTGTAATATTGTTGCAATGGTATTTGGAAACATGGGTGAGAATTCTGGAACAGGTGTGGGATTTACAAGAGATCCTTCAACTGGAGAAAAAAGATTTTTTGCAGAGTTTTTACCAAATGCCCAGGGCGAGGATGTTGTAGCAGGAATCAGAACGCCTTTAAAGATTGAAGAATTGAAGAAAAGGATGCCCAGGATATATTCTCAACTTGAAAAGATATGTAATAAACTTGAAAGACATTACAAAGACATGCTGGATATAGAGTTTACAATTCAAGAAGGCAAGCTCTACATGCTCCAGACAAGGGTTGGCAAAAGAACAGCCAGGGCTGCGATAAAGATTGCTGTTGACATGGTAAAGGAAAAATTGATTGATAAAAAAACTGCTCTTTTAAGAATAGAGCCTGAACAGCTTAATCAACTTCTTCATCCCACTATTGATCCTAAGGCAGAAGTTAAAGTAATTGCAAAAGGGCTTCCCGCAAGCCCTGGTGCAGCTGTTGGTAAAGTTGTGTTTTCTGCTCAGGATGCTGAAGAATGGGCAGAAAAAGGAGAAAAAGTTATTCTTGTAAGAAATGAAACTTCTCCTGAAGACATTGGAGGAATGGCAGTTGCACAGGGAATCCTTACTGCAAGAGGAGGAATGACTTCTCATGCTGCAGTAGTTGGAAGAGGAATGGGTAAATGCTGTGTTGTGGGATGCGGGGCGATAAATATTCATGAAGAAGAGAAATACTTTACTGTTGGTGACATTACAGTTAGAGAAGGAGATTTTATTACATTAAATGGAACAACAGGAGAAGTTATTCTGGGGCAGGCACCTCTTGTTATGCCTTCTCTTCCTGAAGAGTTTTATACAATAATGAAATGGGCTGAAAAATTCAGCAAACTTCAGGTAAGAGCAAACGCTGATACTCCAAAAGATGCTCGTGTTGCAAGGGATTTTGGTGCAGTCGGAATTGGTCTTTGTAGAACTGAGCATATGTTCTTTGATCCAGAAAGAATAAAGGCATTCAGAGAGATGATTCTTTCAGATTCAGTTGAACAAAGAAGAAAAGCTCTTGAAAAAATTAAACCCTATCAGAAAGAAGATTTTATTGGAATATTTAAAGAAATGAAAGGATTACCAGTTACCGTAAGACTACTTGATCCTCCCCTTCATGAATTTTTACCAAAAACAGATGAAGAAATAGAAGTTCTCTCAAAGGAAATGGGAGTCTCAGTAAAGAAAATTAAGAGTAAAATTAAAACTCTTGAAGAGTTTAATCCAATGCTCGGTCATAGAGGCTGTCGTCTTGGAATAACCTATCCGGAGGTTTATGAAATGCAGGTAAAAGCTATTATGGAAGCAGCCTGTGAACTCGCAAGGAAAAAGATTAAGGTTATTCCAGAGATAATGATTCCTCTTGTTGCTCATGTAAATGAATTAAAAATAATGAAAGATTTAACTGTTAAAACAGCTGAAGAGGTTATGAAACAGTATAAAGTGAAAATTGATTATAAAGTTGGCACAATGATAGAGCTTGCCCGTGCTGCAATAACAGCTGACCAGATTGCTGAAGAAGCTGAATTTTTCTCTTTTGGAACCAATGATTTAACACAATCAGTTTATGGACTCTCAAGAGATGATGCAGGTAAATTTTTGCCATTTTACATTGATCACAAAATAATTGAAGAGGATCCATTCATATCAATTGATACTGAAGGAGTAGGTCAGATAATGGAGATAGCAGTAAAAAAAGGAAGAAGAACAAATAAAAATCTTAAACTCGGGATATGTGGTGAACATGGAGGAGATCCAAAATCTATAGAATTTTGCCATAAGATTGGGCTTAATTATGTAAGTTGTTCTCCCTATAGAGTTCCAGTAGCAAAGCTTGCTGCTGCCCATGCAAAACTGAAAGAAAAAGGAGCAGAGTTGATAAGAGCTACACTATAA
- a CDS encoding UvrD-helicase domain-containing protein, whose amino-acid sequence MVTKLPHYVILKASAGSGKTTALTERFVYFLLSDNIPNNSLRNILAITFSNNAAFEMKSRIIDWLKSLYCKEESSLSKFSKISGLSHDEISAKAGQIIDEILNHYSDFQVKTIDSFMASIFKASALDFDFNPDFEILMNNESLLRFSYDLFLKDVQENSLKSEFFKNIIEIISSNSNTYLWNPSERIFDEIKGLHLKIHNTHKEFIVIDEYRKLKEKIEAKLESRIMAFLREITSLGLEINRSTRILEDFNRIIENKNFRELLTRGMKKPPVNKPKNKNLLEKYENVLNLWNEFLEELKEYAFYYALTFYLPYIEVYQSFKTLLNQIKQKECKIFIEDINKILSVYLNNSIVPDIYFRLGEKIHHFFIDEYQDTSPLQWNNLKFLIENALAENGSLFVVGDTKQAIYSFRGADYKIMKELEESDIFPSAYKIVKTLDKNYRSKKTIVDFVVNIFREKVLNNPVYAEPAEFAGFRECHQIAEESSQEGYVEVRAFSENEEEEFEIKKYLLECVNNITQRGYLLKDIAILAFKNEQVVTISQWLNDLQLPFISYSSLDVRKRKVTSEMLSLLRFLDSPLDDFSFSCFLLGDIFRNTVKREAINFKPDEFLLKYRDETAIYKHFEKEFPQLWEKYFKQLFKLSGYLPVYDLLSVALNNFKVFETLPDEEATFLKLLDLVKNFEEKGYNNIKELIKFFESPADDNIWNIATPADIDAIQVMTIHKAKGLGFPIVFVYLENDEKPRNKYIFHEVEQGVHILKVTNQIAEKNELLLQIKKEQKKSEIVDLLNTLYVAFTRAEDELYVLCRTDKEDKLPFDILSEYYNKGMGHKSVKNKSLSLTESSEINAHHYLVSFNFLVSDEIVHFTEKKRGDFIHFILEEIEYFDEGVMEEIDFKIERLNRYCHTNFSASQIKPLIVDMINHPDMEKFFKRGYEKILNEFEIVDKEGIVHRIDRVVVDKDSVSVIDYKTGYPHDEHFSQVKLYMKLLSDIFKDKTVNGYLYYLDLREVKEVDG is encoded by the coding sequence ATGGTAACTAAGCTTCCCCATTATGTTATTCTGAAAGCTTCTGCTGGCTCAGGAAAAACGACAGCGCTTACTGAAAGATTTGTATATTTTTTACTTTCCGATAACATTCCTAATAATTCATTACGAAATATTCTTGCTATAACCTTTTCTAATAATGCTGCCTTTGAGATGAAGTCAAGAATAATAGATTGGCTTAAAAGTTTATATTGTAAAGAAGAGAGTTCTTTAAGTAAATTTTCAAAAATTTCTGGACTGTCCCATGATGAAATCTCAGCTAAAGCTGGGCAGATAATTGATGAGATACTGAATCATTATTCAGATTTTCAGGTAAAGACAATTGATAGTTTTATGGCTTCAATTTTTAAAGCTTCTGCTCTTGATTTTGATTTCAATCCTGATTTTGAGATTCTTATGAACAATGAATCTCTTCTTAGGTTTAGTTATGACCTGTTTTTAAAAGATGTGCAGGAGAATTCTTTAAAGAGTGAGTTTTTTAAAAACATTATAGAGATTATAAGCTCAAACAGTAACACCTATCTCTGGAATCCATCAGAAAGAATTTTTGATGAAATTAAGGGTTTGCATCTTAAAATTCATAATACTCATAAAGAATTTATAGTTATTGATGAATACAGAAAATTAAAAGAAAAAATTGAGGCAAAGCTTGAAAGTAGAATTATGGCTTTTTTAAGGGAAATCACTTCATTAGGACTTGAAATAAATCGTTCAACGAGAATTCTGGAAGATTTCAACAGGATCATTGAAAACAAAAATTTTAGAGAACTTTTAACAAGGGGAATGAAAAAACCACCTGTAAACAAGCCTAAAAACAAGAACTTACTGGAAAAATACGAAAATGTTTTGAATTTGTGGAATGAATTTCTTGAAGAACTTAAAGAGTATGCTTTTTATTATGCATTAACTTTTTATCTGCCATATATTGAAGTATATCAAAGCTTTAAAACTTTATTAAATCAGATAAAACAAAAGGAATGTAAAATTTTCATTGAAGATATTAATAAAATTCTTTCAGTGTATTTGAATAACTCAATCGTTCCAGACATATACTTCAGGTTAGGCGAAAAAATACATCATTTTTTTATTGATGAATATCAGGATACATCACCACTTCAGTGGAATAATCTAAAGTTTTTAATTGAAAACGCTCTTGCTGAAAATGGAAGTCTTTTTGTTGTTGGAGATACAAAACAGGCAATTTACTCCTTTCGTGGAGCTGATTACAAGATAATGAAAGAGCTGGAAGAAAGCGATATATTTCCTTCAGCATACAAAATAGTTAAAACTCTTGATAAAAACTACAGAAGCAAAAAAACAATTGTTGATTTTGTAGTAAATATTTTCAGAGAAAAAGTTTTAAATAATCCAGTTTATGCCGAACCAGCTGAATTTGCAGGATTTCGTGAGTGCCATCAGATTGCAGAAGAAAGCTCGCAAGAAGGTTATGTGGAAGTGAGAGCTTTTAGTGAGAATGAAGAGGAAGAGTTTGAAATAAAAAAATATCTTTTAGAGTGTGTAAATAATATCACTCAAAGAGGTTATCTTTTGAAAGATATAGCAATACTCGCTTTTAAAAATGAGCAGGTTGTAACTATCAGTCAATGGTTAAACGATTTGCAGTTGCCTTTTATATCTTACAGCAGCCTTGATGTGAGAAAAAGAAAAGTTACATCAGAGATGTTAAGTCTGTTACGATTCCTTGATTCTCCCTTAGATGATTTCTCCTTTAGCTGTTTCTTACTTGGCGATATATTCAGAAATACAGTAAAAAGAGAAGCAATAAATTTCAAGCCCGATGAATTTCTCCTTAAATACAGGGATGAAACAGCCATTTATAAACATTTTGAGAAAGAATTTCCACAACTCTGGGAAAAGTATTTCAAGCAACTCTTTAAACTTTCAGGATATTTACCTGTTTATGATTTACTCTCAGTGGCATTAAATAATTTTAAGGTATTTGAAACTCTGCCTGATGAAGAAGCAACATTTCTTAAATTACTTGATCTTGTTAAGAACTTTGAAGAAAAAGGATATAACAACATCAAAGAACTAATAAAATTTTTTGAAAGTCCTGCGGATGATAACATATGGAATATAGCCACTCCAGCTGATATAGATGCCATACAGGTTATGACTATTCATAAAGCAAAAGGATTAGGGTTTCCGATAGTTTTTGTTTATTTAGAAAACGATGAAAAACCAAGAAATAAATATATTTTTCATGAAGTTGAACAGGGAGTTCATATTTTAAAAGTTACAAACCAGATAGCTGAAAAAAATGAATTATTGCTACAGATAAAAAAAGAACAAAAAAAATCAGAAATTGTAGATTTATTAAATACTCTTTATGTTGCCTTTACCAGAGCAGAGGATGAACTGTATGTTTTATGCAGAACTGATAAAGAAGATAAACTACCTTTTGATATTCTTTCAGAATACTACAATAAAGGGATGGGGCATAAATCAGTTAAAAATAAATCATTATCACTCACAGAGTCTTCAGAAATTAATGCTCATCATTATCTTGTATCATTTAATTTCTTAGTTTCCGACGAAATAGTGCATTTTACTGAAAAAAAGAGAGGAGATTTTATACACTTTATTTTAGAAGAAATTGAATATTTTGACGAAGGAGTTATGGAAGAGATAGACTTTAAGATAGAAAGATTAAACAGATACTGCCATACAAATTTTTCAGCTTCCCAGATAAAACCATTGATAGTTGATATGATAAATCATCCTGATATGGAAAAATTTTTTAAGCGAGGGTATGAAAAAATTCTTAATGAATTTGAGATTGTAGATAAAGAAGGTATTGTCCACAGAATTGATAGAGTTGTTGTTGATAAAGACTCGGTTAGTGTAATTGATTACAAAACAGGCTATCCACATGATGAGCATTTCTCGCAGGTAAAGCTTTATATGAAATTATTATCAGACATTTTTAAAGATAAAACAGTTAATGGATACCTTTACTATCTTGATTTACGAGAGGTGAAAGAGGTCGATGGATGA